In a genomic window of Cyprinus carpio isolate SPL01 chromosome A10, ASM1834038v1, whole genome shotgun sequence:
- the LOC109063113 gene encoding cell wall integrity and stress response component 3-like produces the protein MERGRNMKMHFLTAVILAGWMIFGGSTTSTAPAATTVTVATTFTSHVATSPNTTNATEAQTTTESVSTIRSTNATTAASSENVTMSTTNSSTPTQTTANATSDYNATSAATEVTSAALNASTVTASSVNQTQTASSSESPGSQKTTLGSTHPVITTGKGTPSTIITAITTVASTSTLLTTITKTTIKATTNTATFESKLTTSVEEEKKDPEALSSGSVAAIIIGFLAIVLIVLAGVYYFKIRRSSYGRLLDDSEHSSVGNFLNPMFDG, from the exons ATGGAAAGAGGAAGGAACATGAAGATGCACTTTTTAACGGCGGTGATATTagcag GTTGGATGATATTTGGAGGCAGCACAACGAGCACTGCACCAGCAGCAACTACAGTTACAGTTGCAACTACATTCACATCACATGTAGCGACATCACCAAATACCACAAATGCCACTGAGGCACAAACAACGACTGAATCTGTCTCCACGATCCGCAGTACAAATGCAACAACCGCTGCGTCCTCAGAAAACGTGACCATGAGCACTACGAACAGCTCCACACCAACTCAGACAACAGCAAATGCAACCTCTGACTATAACGCTACCTCTGCAGCGACTGAGGTCACGAGCGCGGCCCTCAACGCGTCCACAGTCACAGCGAGCTCGGTGAATCAAACTCAGACTGCATCCTCTTCAGAGAGTCCTGgctcacagaaaacaacactGGGAAGCACACACCCGGTTATTACTACTGGCAAAGGCACACCTTCTACAATAATTACTGCGATTACAACGGTGGCCTCTACTTCTACATTGTTAACAACAATaactaaaacaacaataaaagcaaCCACAAATACGGCAACATTCGAATCAAAACTCACAACTTCTGTTGAAGAAGAAAAGAAGGACCCAGAGGCCCTGAGCTCAg GAAGTGTCGCTGCCATCATAATTGGCTTTCTTGCCATTGTGCTAATTGTACTTGCTGGTGTGTACTACTTCAAAATTCG ACGCTCTTCTTACGGACGCCTTTTGGATGATAGTGAACACAGCTCTGTGGGGAATTTTCTGAACCCAATGTTTGATGGCTAA
- the LOC109063143 gene encoding claudin-23-like, with the protein MRTPGIFIFGMVLAPCGWILELTSTVAPAWRTINNIPGESSDLVLQQGLWDICRTFTSSRNIQCNQQDTQYFGAQIIQIARGLMLSSLILNIIAIGVASIGVRCWTEKPHWTVAGVGGLLIFISGVLTLIPVAWYTHIMTSIFSASTDVRVGYCLVLGFIGGIMEVLGGLVMSIGLCRRCGARKRDERPRAFAVKSTRDPSPPHRATVPSISSSVSSVPYYSRQSEMDFARAKRQQDSTPANSTAYKARPYDTDL; encoded by the coding sequence ATGCGAACACCTGGGATTTTTATTTTCGGGATGGTGCTCGCGCCTTGCGGGTGGATTCTGGAGCTGACCAGCACCGTGGCACCAGCCTGGCGCACGATCAACAACATCCCCGGAGAATCCAGCGACCTGGTCCTCCAGCAAGGATTATGGGACATCTGCAGAACTTTCACATCGTCCCGGAATATTCAGTGCAACCAGCAGGACACGCAGTACTTCGGCGCCCAGATCATCCAGATCGCGCGAGGTCTGATGCTGTCGTCGCTCATCCTCAATATCATTGCCATCGGCGTGGCATCAATCGGAGTCCGATGCTGGACTGAGAAACCGCACTGGACGGTCGCCGGGGTCGGAGGTCTCCTCATCTTCATCTCAGGGGTCCTCACCCTCATCCCAGTGGCGTGGTACACTCACATCATGACCTCTATCTTCTCCGCATCCACCGATGTCCGTGTGGGATACTGCCTGGTGCTGGGCTTCATCGGCGGCATCATGGAGGTTCTCGGAGGACTGGTGATGTCCATCGGCTTGTGTCGGCGCTGTGGCGCTCGGAAGCGCGATGAAAGGCCGAGGGCATTCGCGGTGAAGTCCACGCGCGATCCATCTCCACCGCACAGAGCCACGGTGCCCAGCATCAGCAGCAGCGTCAGCAGCGTCCCTTATTACTCCAGACAAAGTGAGATGGACTTCGCACGAGCCAAGAGACAGCAGGACAGCACACCTGCGAATAGCACTGCTTATAAAGCACGACCTTACGACACAGATTTGTGA
- the LOC109063123 gene encoding claudin-23-like — MRTPGILIFGMVLAPCGWILNLTSTVAPNWRTINNLANEPSDLVVEQGIWDICRTSTTSRSQLCNQQGNDQTYFSNQIIPIAKGMMVASLIVTVLGLAVATPGVRCWKDRPRWILASLGGLLIFCSGALTIIPIAWYTYLLTSLNSTSVKRDPARADDIRVGYCIILGYIGGIMEVLGGFVMFLGICSCCGGRIRGEKPRTNTQQPANRLTPLPRVNIPRSFSRNTESSVPYSQKSLDDDLDFPRAKPRDRGSVNTSYTGRPYDADL; from the coding sequence ATGCGGACACCGGGGATCCTGATATTCGGCATGGTCCTGGCCCCCTGCGGATGGATCCTGAACCTGACCAGCACAGTCGCGCCAAACTGGCGCACCATCAACAACCTGGCAAACGAGCCTTCGGATCTGGTGGTGGAACAGGGAATCTGGGACATCTGCAGAACCTCCACAACGTCTAGATCCCAGCTGTGCAACCAGCAAGGCAACGACCAAACGTATTTTAGCAACCAGATCATTCCGATTGCTAAAGGAATGATGGTCGCGTCGTTGATTGTGACAGTGCTCGGCCTGGCGGTGGCAACACCTGGAGTCAGATGCTGGAAGGACAGACCCAGATGGATACTGGCTTCTTTGGGTGGCCTCCTTATCTTCTGCTCCGGAGCCCTGACCATCATTCCCATCGCGTGGTACACTTATCTCCTCACCAGCCTCAATTCCACCTCCGTCAAAAGAGACCCAGCCAGAGCGGATGACATCCGTGTGGGATACTGCATCATTTTGGGCTACATCGGAGGCATCATGGAGGTCCTCGGGGGTTTTGTGATGTTCCTCGGGATTTGCTCCTGCTGCGGTGGACGCATCCGCGGAGAAAAGCCTCGGACCAACACACAACAGCCAGCAAACAGACTGACGCCTCTGCCGAGGGTCAACATACCGAGAAGCTTCAGCAGGAACACTGAAAGCAGCGTGCCGTACTCGCAGAAGTCACTAGACGATGACCTGGACTTCCCAAGAGCCAAACCCCGAGACAGAGGATCCGTCAACACATCCTACACCGGAAGACCTTACGATGCTGATCTGTGA